CCGTCGTGGACCTTCACCGTGGCCGTGGAGACCTCGTCCGTGCCCTCGGCGCCGAGGAGCTGGACCATGCCGAGGCCGTAGCCGACACCGCGCCGGACGGCGGACGGTTCGCCCGCGCCCTCCGGGCCGCCGGGCAGCAGCCACTCGTCCTCGGGGGTGTCCTTGGGGAGCTCGGGCAGCGGCGCGTCCCGCACGGCCGCAAGGAGTTCGGCCACCGGCGCGGGGCACGTCACCGTCTGGCCGGTGGGCAGGATGTCACCCGTCGCCATCGCGTTGCGCAGCCGCAGCTCCGCCGGGTCGACGCCCAGCTTCTTGGCGATCTTGTCCATCTGGGCTTCGTAGGCGGCGCACACCTGGAGTGCGCCCTCGCCCCGGACGTGGCCGGAGGGCGGGTTGTTCGTACGGACCGCCCAGCCCTCGATGAACGCGTTCGGCACGACGTACGGACCGCAGGCGAACGAGACCGCGGCGGCGAGCGCCTCCGACGACGTGTCCGCGTACGCGCCCGCGTCGAGCAGGATCTGCGCCTCCACCTTGACCAGGCGGCCCTCAGCGTCCGCGTGGTGGCGGTAGCGCAGGAGCGTCGGGTGGCGGTGGGCGTGACTGAGGAAGGACTCCTCGCGGGTCGCGGTGAGCTTGACCGGGCAGCCGGTACGCAGTGCCAGGAGCCCGAGCGGAAGCTGGAAGCCCGCGTCCTCGCGGTCGGCGGTCGCGCCCGGCACACCCGTGACGACGACCTTCACGCGGTCCGGGGTGATGCCGAAGCAGGCGGCGGCCCGGTCGCGGTCGGCGTGCGGGTCGGTCGAGGCGATGTACAGCTCCACTCCCCCGTCGGGCCGCGGCACCGCGAGACCCGCCTCCGCGCCGATCGGCGCCGGGTCCTGCCGCCCGATGCGGTACAGCCCCTCGACGACGAGCTCGCCCGCCGCCTCCGGGTCGCCGTGCCGCAGCGGGATGTGGCGGATGAGGTTGCCGTCGGGGTGCAGCGGTTCGGCCTCGAAGGCCTTCTCCGGGTCGGTGACCGGTTCGAGCACCTCGTACTCGACGATGACGGCCGCCGCGGCCATCCGCGCCGTGTCGGGGTGGTCGGCGGCCACGGCGGCGATGGGCTCGCCGTGGTGGCGTACGACATCGGAGGCGAAGACCGGCCGGTCCGGGGTGCGTCGGCCGTGCAGCGGCTCGCCCGGCACGTCCTCGTGCGTGACGACCGCGCGGACGCCCGGCATCT
The sequence above is a segment of the Streptomyces sp. Je 1-369 genome. Coding sequences within it:
- a CDS encoding xanthine dehydrogenase family protein molybdopterin-binding subunit codes for the protein MSTEATTATTPAAADRRAAEQPPHGIGVSLPSAESRVKTEGTFPYAADLWAEGLLWAAVLRSPHAHARIVSIDTSHALEMPGVRAVVTHEDVPGEPLHGRRTPDRPVFASDVVRHHGEPIAAVAADHPDTARMAAAAVIVEYEVLEPVTDPEKAFEAEPLHPDGNLIRHIPLRHGDPEAAGELVVEGLYRIGRQDPAPIGAEAGLAVPRPDGGVELYIASTDPHADRDRAAACFGITPDRVKVVVTGVPGATADREDAGFQLPLGLLALRTGCPVKLTATREESFLSHAHRHPTLLRYRHHADAEGRLVKVEAQILLDAGAYADTSSEALAAAVSFACGPYVVPNAFIEGWAVRTNNPPSGHVRGEGALQVCAAYEAQMDKIAKKLGVDPAELRLRNAMATGDILPTGQTVTCPAPVAELLAAVRDAPLPELPKDTPEDEWLLPGGPEGAGEPSAVRRGVGYGLGMVQLLGAEGTDEVSTATVKVHDGGATVICAAVETGQGFTTLARQIVQETLGIEDVRVAPVDTDQPPAGPSCRGRHTWVSGGAVERAAKMVRTQLLQPLAHKFGMSTELLQINDGKITSYDGVLSTTVTEALEGKELWATAQCRPHPTEPLDEAGQGDAFVGMAFCAIRAVVDVDIEIGAVRVVELSVAQDVGRILNPAQLKARIEAGVTQGVGAALTENLRTPRGLVRHPDLTGYALPTALDTPDIRIVKLVEERDVVAPFGAKAASAVPVVTSPAAIASAVRAATGRPVNRLPIRPQAAVAVPSP